In Nocardioides luti, the DNA window CAGCCGGTGCTCGCGCTCGAAGGTGCGGGCGTTGAGGATCGCGCGGCCGAGGTCGTGGCCGATGTCGAGCGCGGCGGCGCCCTCCACCTCGCTCCAGTCGGGGGCTCCGGGCTCGCGGGTGAGCACCAGGTTGCCCAGGCACTCGGGGCCGGCGCCGAGCGGCGCGAAGAGCAGCGAGCCGATCCCGATCGCGCTCAGGAAGGCGAGGATGTGCTCGCCCTGCCCGATGGTGATCGTGGGGCCGAACGGGCGGTCGGGGGCGACGACCTCGGTCGTCTGGATGTCCCAGGCGCGGCGCGCGGCCCGCTCCGCGATGGCGACCAGCTCGTCGGGGAGCTCGATGTGCGTCCCGTCGGAGGAGTAGATCGTGCCGGTGCCGAGGCCGTCCTCGTCGAAGGTCTGGATCCACATGCCGCGGGCCTGGAAGCCCTCGGCCAGCGCCTCGCGGCTGTCGGCGAGGATCGCGCCGAGGCTGGTCTGCGAGCTGGCGTTGCGGACGATGATGCGGGCGGCGTCGGCGAGGCGGACGCGGGCCGCGAGCGCCTCCCGCTCCAGGGCGGTGACGACGGCCCGGCCGGCCTGCACGGCGTAGGTGTGCAGCACCCGGCGCTGCTCGGCACCCGGGCGGCGACCGTCGAGCGGCAGGTCCATGGCCAGCGTGCCCCGGAGCGCCCCCTGGTCGTCGTACAGCGGCGCCACGAGCATGTCGAGCGGGTGCCACGCGTCCGGGCCGGCCGTGGTCGGCAGGTCGGGGTCGGGCACCCAGCCCCACGCCTCCTCGCCGGTGCCGAGGTCGAGGCGCTCGTGCGGCACGAACTTGAGCAGGCCCCAGTCGTCGGCCTTCTCGAGCTCGGTCATCAGCGCGTCGACAGGGGTACGCCGTCCCAGGATGCCCTCGCCGGCACCGCCGTCACCGGCGATGGTGATGAGCTCGAGCTTGCCGTCGTCGCGGACGACGCTGATGGCGGCGATCCCGAAGCCGGCGAGGTCCGTGACGCCCTCGGCGATGGTCTGCAGGGCGTCACGCGACGGTGCCTCCGCCAGCCCCGGGGTGGGGGTCGGCAAGTGGGCTGGTGGCGTGTCCCGAGCCATCTGTCCTCGCGTCGTCTGAGATGTCGGGGTCATGTTACGTGGGTCACCCGCTCCCGGTGCCGCTTCGGGCCCGCGCGGCCCGGTGCGGACCGCTGCGTGGACGCCGCCCGCGTCGACTGGGAGCCACGCCGTACGGGCTCTACACTCGGACCGTGCCCCAGCCCAGCAGCGTGCGCAAGGGGGGCGACGGCCGTCTGACCATGGCCCTCGACCCGCAGGACCAGGGACCGCAGGACGCCTGTGGCGTCTTCGGCGTGTGGGCCCCCGGCGAGGACGTCGCCAAGCTCACCTACTTCGGCCTCTACGCCCTCCAGCACCGCGGGCAGGAGTCCGCCGGGATCGCGGTCAGCAACGGCCGCCAGATCCTCGTCTACAAGGACATGGGCCTCGTCTCGCAGGTCTTCGACGAGACCACGCTGGCCTCGCTGAAGGGTCACCTGGCGATCGGCCACTCGCGCTACTCCACGACCGGCGCGAGCACCTGGGAGAACGCCCAGCCGACCTTCCGCCCCACCGCCGGCGGCTCGATCGCGCTCGGCCACAACGGCAACCTGATCAACACCCACGAGCTCCGCGGCCTGGTCAGCGACCTGCCCGGCCCCGAGGACGAGCTGGAGCTGCACACCCGCCACGTCGAGACCTCGACCAACGACACCAGCCTGGTCACGGCGCTCCTGGCCCACCACCCCGACACGACGCTCGAGCTGCGGGCCCTCGAGGTGCTGCCGCAGCTGCGCGGCGCCTACTCGTTCGTCTGGATGAACGAGGACACGCTGTACGCCGCCCGCGACCCGCAGGGCATCCGCCCGCTGGTCCTCGGCCGCCTCGACCGGGGCTGGGTCGTCGCGAGTGAGGACGCCGCCCTGGCCACGATCGGCGCCAGCGTGGTCCGCGAGGTCGAGCCCGGCGAGATGATCGTCATCGACGAGAACGGCCTGCGCTCGCACCGCTTCGCCGAGCCCGAGCCCAAGGGCTGCGTGTTCGAGTACGTCTACCTCGCCCGCCCCGACGCCACCATCGCCGGCCGCAGCGTCCACGAGTCGCGCGTCGAGATGGGCCGCCAGCTGGCCCGCGAGTTCCCCGTCGAGGCCGACCTGGTCATCCCGGTGCCGGAGTCCGGCACCCCCGCCGCCGCCGGCTACGCCGAGGAGAGCGGCATCCCGTTCGGCCAGGGCTTCGTCAAGA includes these proteins:
- a CDS encoding sensor histidine kinase — translated: MPTPTPGLAEAPSRDALQTIAEGVTDLAGFGIAAISVVRDDGKLELITIAGDGGAGEGILGRRTPVDALMTELEKADDWGLLKFVPHERLDLGTGEEAWGWVPDPDLPTTAGPDAWHPLDMLVAPLYDDQGALRGTLAMDLPLDGRRPGAEQRRVLHTYAVQAGRAVVTALEREALAARVRLADAARIIVRNASSQTSLGAILADSREALAEGFQARGMWIQTFDEDGLGTGTIYSSDGTHIELPDELVAIAERAARRAWDIQTTEVVAPDRPFGPTITIGQGEHILAFLSAIGIGSLLFAPLGAGPECLGNLVLTREPGAPDWSEVEGAAALDIGHDLGRAILNARTFEREHRLVEELQALDVYKSQLIATVSHELKNPLTAILGHLEMLDSTPDLNGMTRSSLAAMGRGAQRLTRVIDDLLLLSKVGDPNNPVIAAPVDLHRVLDDVIDLSSIAAERKHLTIEVDVPPGAVMAMGDADELDRVCANLVSNAVKYTPEGRTITLGLARDGDQVVLTCADAGFGISAQDQERLFTEFFRSTNPEAVAQPGTGLGLAIVSRIVARHHGHIELESELGKGSTFRVYLPAA
- the purF gene encoding amidophosphoribosyltransferase; protein product: MALDPQDQGPQDACGVFGVWAPGEDVAKLTYFGLYALQHRGQESAGIAVSNGRQILVYKDMGLVSQVFDETTLASLKGHLAIGHSRYSTTGASTWENAQPTFRPTAGGSIALGHNGNLINTHELRGLVSDLPGPEDELELHTRHVETSTNDTSLVTALLAHHPDTTLELRALEVLPQLRGAYSFVWMNEDTLYAARDPQGIRPLVLGRLDRGWVVASEDAALATIGASVVREVEPGEMIVIDENGLRSHRFAEPEPKGCVFEYVYLARPDATIAGRSVHESRVEMGRQLAREFPVEADLVIPVPESGTPAAAGYAEESGIPFGQGFVKNAYVGRTFIQPSQTLRQLGIRLKLNALDHMIRGKRIVVVDDSIVRGNTQRAQVRMLREAGALEVHVRISSPPVKWPCFYGIDFATRAELIANGLTPEEIAASVGADTLGYISLDGMVDATKQERTRLCTACFTGEYPVELPDESLLGKHLLEATLASPTLGKALPVLNNP